In Bosea vestrisii, the following are encoded in one genomic region:
- a CDS encoding alpha/beta hydrolase: MASLIALGRRAFLTAGSALLSACSPLGLLNALTPGDAGGRLAASDIAYGPDERHKIDVYVPVQSTGNAPVMVFLYGGGWNNGERADYAFVGRAFAAQGFVTVIPDYRQVPQVRFPAFVEDGALALRWVRDHIARYGGDATGIALSGHSAGAYNAMMLALDRRFLARAGLPSGFVRCIAGLAGPYDFLPLDDPRSIAAFGEFPRPLDTQPISFASARAPRTFLATGNEDETVRPRNSIALAAKLRAAGVAVELKTYPGIGHAGILLALNNGFRGGAPVLADIVRFTKA; this comes from the coding sequence ATGGCCTCTCTCATCGCCCTCGGCCGCCGCGCCTTCCTCACAGCCGGCTCGGCGCTATTGTCAGCCTGCTCGCCGCTCGGACTGCTCAATGCCCTCACGCCCGGTGATGCCGGCGGCCGCCTTGCGGCCAGCGACATCGCCTACGGCCCGGACGAACGCCACAAGATCGACGTCTACGTGCCTGTGCAAAGCACAGGCAACGCACCGGTCATGGTCTTCCTCTATGGCGGCGGCTGGAACAATGGCGAGCGCGCCGATTATGCCTTCGTCGGCCGCGCCTTCGCCGCTCAAGGCTTCGTCACGGTCATCCCTGATTACCGGCAGGTGCCGCAAGTCCGCTTCCCTGCTTTCGTCGAAGACGGCGCCCTCGCCCTGCGCTGGGTCCGCGACCACATCGCAAGATATGGCGGAGATGCGACTGGGATTGCGCTCAGTGGCCATTCGGCCGGTGCTTACAATGCGATGATGCTGGCGCTCGACCGCCGTTTCCTCGCCCGCGCTGGCCTGCCTTCCGGTTTCGTGCGCTGCATCGCCGGGCTTGCTGGCCCCTATGATTTCCTGCCGCTCGACGATCCACGCAGCATCGCCGCCTTCGGCGAGTTTCCGCGACCGCTCGACACCCAGCCGATCAGCTTTGCCAGCGCTCGCGCGCCACGCACCTTCCTCGCAACCGGCAACGAGGACGAGACTGTCAGGCCACGCAATAGCATTGCGCTCGCCGCAAAACTTCGCGCTGCGGGAGTAGCGGTCGAACTGAAAACCTACCCCGGCATCGGCCACGCTGGGATCCTGCTCGCCTTGAACAACGGCTTCCGGGGCGGCGCACCGGTTCTCGCCGATATCGTGCGCTTCACAAAGGCCTAG
- a CDS encoding homospermidine synthase: MTDWPVYGEISGPIVMIGFGSIGRGTLPLIERHLKFDKSRFVVIAPDDDNRALLDERGIRFIQEAVTLENYKTMLEPLLTAGGGQGFCVNLSCDTGSRDIMELCSGLGALYIDTVNEPWLGFYFDETKGPGERSNYALREMTLAAKRARAPGSTTAVSCCGANPGMASWLAKKALLNIAADMRLNVPQPTTREEWAGLMKQVGVKGIHIAERDTQRSRNPKPPGVFVNTWSVEGFISEGVQPAELGWGTHEKWMPDNARTHETGSQAAIYLMQAGAETKVRSWCPTPGPQYGFLVTHNESISIADYFTVRDDSGKAVYRPTCHYAYHPANDAVLSLHEMFGNAGRPQEEHHILEENEVIDGIDELGVLLYGHDKGAYWFGSQLSTDEARTLAPYQTATGLQVTSAVLAGMVWALENPTAGIVEVEEMDLDRCLAIQMPYLGPVAGYYTDWTPLDGRPGLFPEDIDTSDPWQFRNILVR, translated from the coding sequence ATGACGGATTGGCCCGTATACGGCGAGATCAGCGGCCCGATCGTGATGATCGGCTTCGGTTCGATCGGCCGCGGGACACTGCCGCTGATCGAGCGGCATCTCAAATTCGACAAGAGCCGGTTCGTGGTGATCGCACCCGATGACGACAACCGCGCCCTTCTGGACGAGCGCGGCATCCGCTTCATCCAGGAAGCCGTGACGCTCGAGAACTACAAGACCATGCTGGAGCCGCTGCTGACCGCGGGCGGTGGCCAGGGCTTTTGCGTCAACCTGTCCTGCGACACCGGTTCGCGCGACATCATGGAGCTCTGCTCCGGCCTCGGCGCGCTCTATATCGACACGGTCAACGAGCCTTGGCTCGGCTTCTATTTCGACGAGACGAAAGGCCCGGGCGAGCGCTCGAATTACGCGCTGCGCGAGATGACGCTCGCCGCCAAGCGCGCCCGTGCGCCGGGTTCGACGACGGCCGTCTCCTGCTGCGGCGCCAACCCCGGCATGGCCTCCTGGCTCGCCAAGAAGGCGCTGCTGAACATCGCCGCCGACATGCGCCTCAACGTGCCGCAGCCGACCACCCGCGAGGAATGGGCCGGGCTGATGAAGCAGGTCGGCGTCAAGGGCATCCATATCGCCGAGCGCGACACGCAGCGTTCGCGCAACCCCAAGCCGCCGGGCGTCTTCGTCAACACCTGGTCGGTCGAGGGCTTCATTTCCGAAGGTGTGCAGCCGGCCGAACTGGGCTGGGGCACCCATGAGAAGTGGATGCCGGACAACGCCCGCACCCACGAGACCGGCTCGCAGGCAGCGATCTACCTGATGCAGGCCGGTGCCGAGACCAAGGTGCGCAGCTGGTGCCCGACTCCTGGCCCGCAATACGGCTTCCTGGTGACGCATAACGAGTCGATCTCGATCGCCGACTATTTCACTGTGCGCGACGACAGCGGCAAGGCGGTCTACCGGCCGACCTGCCACTACGCCTATCATCCGGCCAACGACGCCGTGCTCTCGCTGCACGAGATGTTCGGCAATGCCGGCCGCCCGCAGGAGGAGCACCATATCCTCGAAGAGAACGAGGTCATCGACGGCATCGACGAGCTCGGCGTGCTGCTCTACGGCCACGACAAGGGCGCCTACTGGTTCGGCTCACAGCTCTCGACCGACGAAGCGCGCACCCTGGCTCCCTACCAGACCGCGACCGGCCTCCAGGTCACCTCGGCCGTGCTCGCCGGCATGGTCTGGGCGCTGGAGAACCCCACTGCCGGCATCGTCGAGGTCGAGGAGATGGATCTCGACCGCTGCCTGGCGATCCAGATGCCCTATCTCGGCCCGGTTGCCGGATACTACACCGACTGGACACCGCTCGACGGCCGCCCGGGCCTGTTCCCGGAGGATATCGACACCTCCGACCCCTGGCAGTTCCGCAACATCCTGGTGCGCTGA
- a CDS encoding aspartate-semialdehyde dehydrogenase, with the protein MSFKVAIVGATGNVGHEMLDILAERAFPVSEVVALASSRSIGTEVSFGDRTLKVKALEHYDFSDTDICLMSAGGAVSKEWSPKIGAQGCVVIDNSSTWRMHPDVPLVVPEVNAAAAAGFTKMNIIANPNCSTAQLVVALKPLHDRFGVKRVVVSTYQSVSGAGKEAMDELFNQTRSVFAAGEVEVKKFPKRISFNVIPHIDVFMEDGYTKEEWKMMAETKKILDPKIKLTATCVRVPVFIGHSESVNIECEKPVTVEEAREVLRTAPGILVIDKHEPGGYITPHEAAGEDATYISRIREDATVENGLAFWCVSDNLRKGAALNAVQIAEVLINRKLIQPRKKAA; encoded by the coding sequence ATGAGCTTCAAGGTCGCGATCGTCGGCGCCACGGGCAATGTGGGTCACGAGATGCTCGACATCCTCGCCGAGCGTGCTTTCCCCGTCAGCGAAGTGGTGGCGCTCGCCTCCTCGCGCTCGATCGGCACCGAGGTCTCCTTCGGCGACAGGACGCTGAAGGTGAAGGCGCTCGAGCATTACGACTTCTCCGACACCGATATCTGCCTGATGTCGGCCGGCGGCGCGGTCTCGAAGGAGTGGTCGCCGAAGATCGGCGCGCAGGGCTGCGTCGTGATCGACAACTCCTCGACCTGGCGCATGCATCCCGACGTGCCGCTGGTCGTGCCCGAGGTGAACGCCGCTGCTGCGGCCGGCTTCACCAAGATGAACATCATCGCCAACCCGAACTGCTCGACCGCCCAGCTCGTCGTCGCGCTGAAGCCGCTGCATGACCGCTTCGGCGTCAAGCGCGTCGTCGTCTCGACCTATCAGTCGGTCTCCGGCGCCGGCAAGGAGGCGATGGACGAGCTCTTCAACCAGACGCGCTCGGTCTTCGCCGCCGGCGAGGTCGAGGTGAAGAAGTTCCCGAAGCGCATCTCTTTCAACGTCATCCCCCACATCGATGTCTTCATGGAGGACGGCTACACCAAGGAAGAGTGGAAGATGATGGCGGAGACGAAGAAGATCCTCGATCCGAAGATCAAGCTGACCGCCACCTGCGTGCGCGTGCCGGTCTTCATCGGCCACTCCGAGAGCGTCAACATCGAGTGCGAGAAGCCGGTCACCGTCGAGGAGGCGCGTGAGGTGCTGCGCACCGCTCCCGGCATCCTCGTCATCGACAAGCACGAGCCCGGCGGCTACATCACCCCGCATGAGGCGGCCGGCGAGGACGCGACCTATATCTCGCGCATCCGCGAGGACGCCACGGTCGAGAACGGCCTCGCCTTCTGGTGCGTCTCGGACAATCTGCGCAAGGGCGCGGCGCTCAACGCGGTCCAGATCGCCGAGGTTCTGATCAACCGCAAGCTGATCCAGCCGCGCAAGAAGGCCGCCTGA
- a CDS encoding TetR/AcrR family transcriptional regulator: MSATLEPRHVKAISRNRRVAGADPDKRHQILEGAHAVFAARGFDAASMNDIAAAANVSKGTIYVYFEDKEHLFVALIEREREKQKQGMYAALAEEPDLNLALTNFGAGLVRLLTGAFALSAHRIVLGVAERMPDLGREFYERGPMQGAQQLAAFLARRVTQGELAIEDTALAAAQFVDLSQSTLMRPRLFNAVRMPPSEEEIAGVVGEAVTMFMARYGASPKKP; this comes from the coding sequence ATGAGCGCGACGCTAGAGCCGCGACACGTCAAGGCGATCTCCCGCAACCGGCGCGTTGCCGGTGCCGACCCCGACAAGCGTCACCAGATCCTCGAAGGCGCACATGCCGTGTTCGCGGCGCGCGGCTTCGACGCGGCCAGCATGAACGACATCGCCGCAGCCGCAAACGTCTCCAAGGGCACGATTTACGTCTATTTCGAGGACAAGGAGCACCTTTTCGTCGCGCTTATCGAACGTGAGCGCGAGAAGCAGAAGCAGGGCATGTACGCAGCTCTCGCCGAGGAGCCCGACCTCAATCTGGCGTTGACGAATTTCGGTGCCGGGTTGGTGCGCCTGCTGACCGGTGCCTTCGCGCTGAGCGCCCACCGGATCGTGCTTGGGGTCGCCGAGCGCATGCCCGATCTCGGCCGTGAATTCTATGAGCGTGGCCCGATGCAAGGCGCACAGCAACTGGCCGCCTTTCTCGCCCGTCGCGTGACGCAGGGCGAGCTTGCGATCGAGGACACTGCATTGGCGGCGGCGCAGTTCGTCGATCTCTCGCAGTCGACCCTGATGCGCCCGCGTCTATTCAATGCCGTGCGTATGCCGCCGAGCGAGGAGGAGATCGCAGGCGTCGTCGGCGAGGCGGTGACGATGTTCATGGCCCGTTATGGAGCGTCGCCCAAGAAGCCCTAG
- a CDS encoding GNAT family N-acetyltransferase has protein sequence MITIRDEIENDVPAREALLDRCLGERRTAKSSERLREGRLPAQGLALTAERDGALVATVRLWHVEANGKPALLLGPLAVAPELQGEGVGKAMMREAIWRAACRGHGAILLVGDALYYERFGFTPASMADLAMPGPVERERFLGLELREGALQDATGVLKATGVLVPAEGAEGLRRRAA, from the coding sequence ATGATCACGATCCGCGACGAGATCGAGAACGATGTCCCGGCCCGCGAGGCCCTGCTCGACCGCTGCCTTGGCGAGCGCCGCACGGCGAAGTCGAGCGAGCGCCTGCGCGAAGGCCGCCTGCCGGCGCAGGGGCTTGCCCTCACGGCGGAACGCGACGGCGCTCTCGTCGCGACCGTGCGTCTCTGGCATGTCGAGGCCAACGGCAAGCCGGCGCTGCTGCTCGGCCCGCTCGCGGTCGCGCCCGAACTTCAGGGCGAAGGCGTCGGCAAGGCGATGATGCGCGAAGCGATCTGGCGCGCGGCTTGTCGCGGCCATGGCGCGATCCTGCTCGTCGGTGACGCACTCTATTACGAGCGTTTCGGCTTCACGCCTGCGTCGATGGCCGATCTCGCCATGCCCGGCCCGGTCGAGCGCGAGCGCTTCCTCGGTCTCGAATTGCGCGAGGGCGCGCTTCAGGACGCGACCGGCGTGCTGAAAGCCACGGGGGTACTGGTCCCGGCCGAGGGCGCGGAGGGTCTCCGACGTCGTGCCGCCTGA
- a CDS encoding carbohydrate ABC transporter permease, with the protein MADTVLTSGLARPQAMRLAAWRPRRQTMLAFSLLAPSLILLTLFTYWPVIQVAWQALHNQIRIGGPQTYVGLANFAALFADAAFRKALSNNLLYAFGTVIPSLVLALGFAMALARSSRVNALLRSLFFLPVLIPLVAAASIFLFIFLPNAGLLDYHLAKLAISGPNWLGDPDIALWSIMGLTIWKNAGYYMLFFLAGLQAVPADAYEAAILDGANPWQRLRYVTLPYLKPTIGFVLVIGLINVVTQVDHVFVLTKGGPSDSTNLLLFYVYQQAVESYDAGRAAAGTLVMLALLLAISASSLRTLERSFGEREP; encoded by the coding sequence ATGGCGGACACGGTTCTGACGAGCGGATTGGCAAGACCGCAGGCGATGCGGCTCGCGGCCTGGCGGCCTCGCCGTCAGACGATGCTGGCCTTCAGCCTGCTGGCGCCGTCGCTCATCCTGCTGACGCTGTTCACCTACTGGCCGGTGATCCAGGTCGCCTGGCAGGCCCTGCATAACCAAATCAGGATCGGCGGTCCGCAGACCTATGTCGGCCTCGCCAATTTCGCAGCGCTCTTCGCCGACGCCGCCTTCCGCAAGGCGCTTTCCAACAACCTGCTCTATGCCTTCGGCACGGTGATCCCGAGCCTTGTTCTGGCACTCGGTTTCGCCATGGCGCTCGCCAGGTCGAGCCGCGTCAACGCGCTTCTCCGCTCGCTCTTCTTCCTGCCGGTGCTGATCCCGCTCGTCGCCGCCGCCTCGATCTTCCTGTTCATATTCCTGCCCAATGCCGGGCTGCTCGACTACCACCTCGCCAAGCTGGCGATCTCTGGCCCGAACTGGCTCGGCGATCCCGATATCGCGCTCTGGTCGATCATGGGCCTGACCATCTGGAAGAACGCCGGCTACTACATGCTGTTCTTCCTGGCCGGGCTGCAGGCGGTTCCGGCCGACGCCTATGAGGCGGCGATCCTCGACGGCGCCAATCCCTGGCAGCGCCTGCGCTACGTCACCCTGCCCTATCTCAAGCCGACCATCGGCTTCGTGCTGGTGATCGGGCTGATCAACGTCGTCACCCAGGTCGACCACGTCTTCGTCCTGACCAAGGGCGGCCCATCGGACTCGACCAATCTGCTATTGTTCTACGTCTATCAGCAGGCGGTCGAGAGCTACGATGCAGGACGCGCAGCCGCCGGCACGCTGGTGATGCTGGCTCTGCTGCTCGCGATCTCGGCGAGCTCGCTGCGCACGCTCGAGCGCTCCTTCGGGGAGCGCGAGCCATGA
- a CDS encoding ABC transporter substrate-binding protein — protein MITTRRSILGGAAFAAALALSPAMAQAPTEIELFFPVPVDGQLARDMAALIKEFNETHPAIKATPVYTGSYDETLIKTRAAMKAGKPPAAAIMSANFLLDLRIEGEIQKLDELIKADGKNNDGFMGQFFPALYGNAVIERSVYGVPFHNSTPLLYINAEHFKEAGLDPENPPKTWDEFAAAAKKLTKREGDRVTRWGISIPSQYDTGGWILQALTYSNGGRWFNLDYAGEVYYDAPSTLGALTFWNDLIVKQKALQPGVQQGGAVTTAFLSGQASMMLNSTGSLTHVRNNAKFPLKVAFVPKNLQNQVPIGGASLVIPIGVDGERRKAAWTLITWMTSPEKSGWWSRATGYFAPNMNAYDLPEMKAFLEKNPDAKVAVDQLAYAKPWFATYKTVVVRKAIEDELQAVLSGKKQPKEALVSAQKTADEIMKPYVEQTALKLPTN, from the coding sequence ATGATCACGACACGCCGATCCATCCTCGGCGGCGCGGCCTTCGCCGCCGCCCTCGCCCTTTCCCCGGCCATGGCTCAGGCGCCGACCGAGATCGAGCTGTTTTTCCCGGTTCCAGTCGACGGCCAGCTCGCCCGCGACATGGCGGCCCTGATCAAGGAGTTCAACGAGACCCATCCTGCGATCAAGGCGACCCCGGTCTATACCGGCTCCTATGACGAGACCCTGATCAAGACCCGCGCCGCGATGAAGGCCGGCAAGCCGCCGGCGGCGGCGATCATGTCGGCGAACTTCCTGCTCGACCTCAGGATCGAGGGCGAGATCCAGAAGCTCGACGAGCTGATCAAGGCCGACGGCAAGAACAATGACGGCTTCATGGGCCAGTTCTTCCCGGCGCTCTACGGCAATGCCGTGATCGAGCGTTCGGTCTACGGCGTGCCGTTCCACAACTCGACGCCGCTGCTCTACATCAATGCCGAGCACTTCAAGGAAGCCGGACTCGATCCTGAAAACCCGCCGAAGACCTGGGACGAGTTCGCCGCCGCCGCCAAGAAGCTGACCAAGCGCGAGGGCGATCGTGTCACGCGCTGGGGCATCTCGATCCCGTCGCAATACGACACCGGCGGCTGGATCCTGCAGGCGCTGACCTATTCGAACGGCGGCCGCTGGTTCAACCTCGATTACGCCGGAGAGGTCTATTACGACGCGCCCTCGACCCTCGGCGCGCTGACCTTCTGGAACGATCTCATCGTCAAGCAGAAGGCTCTGCAGCCCGGCGTCCAGCAGGGCGGCGCGGTCACCACCGCCTTCCTCTCGGGCCAGGCCTCGATGATGCTGAACTCGACGGGATCGCTGACCCATGTCCGCAACAACGCCAAGTTCCCGCTCAAGGTCGCCTTCGTGCCGAAGAACCTGCAGAATCAGGTCCCGATCGGCGGCGCCTCGCTGGTGATCCCGATCGGCGTCGATGGCGAGCGCAGGAAGGCTGCCTGGACGCTGATCACCTGGATGACCTCGCCGGAGAAGTCCGGCTGGTGGAGCCGCGCCACCGGCTATTTCGCCCCGAACATGAACGCTTATGACCTGCCGGAGATGAAGGCCTTCCTCGAGAAGAACCCCGACGCCAAGGTCGCGGTCGACCAGCTCGCCTATGCCAAGCCCTGGTTCGCCACCTACAAGACCGTCGTCGTCCGCAAGGCGATCGAGGACGAGCTGCAGGCCGTGCTCTCGGGCAAGAAGCAGCCGAAGGAGGCGCTGGTCTCGGCCCAGAAGACCGCCGACGAGATCATGAAGCCCTATGTCGAGCAGACCGCGCTCAAGCTGCCGACGAACTGA
- a CDS encoding carbohydrate ABC transporter permease, with protein sequence MIEASSGVANREISPKLGYAATLLLAALWMTPFLWMLVAAFNPHTYGGSGMASLVPSYVPTLNNFAEAWASADFPRYGLNTAIISFGILAGQIVMITLAGYAFARLEFPGRTLCFYLFLLQLMLAPVVLLVPNLATIAKLGLYDSLLGVMAPYFASAFGTFLMRQAFRAIPRELEDAALIDGASVCQRIGFIYLPLAKPSLIAFAIVSVTSHWNEFLWPLMVINSPDLRPLTLGLASFTRGAEGAQAWGVIAAGTLMVSAPLLIAFALFQRAFVNSFVSSGIK encoded by the coding sequence ATGATCGAAGCCTCGAGCGGCGTCGCCAATCGCGAGATCAGCCCCAAGCTCGGCTACGCCGCGACCTTGCTGCTCGCTGCGCTCTGGATGACGCCCTTCCTCTGGATGCTGGTCGCCGCCTTCAACCCGCATACCTATGGCGGCTCCGGCATGGCCTCGCTGGTGCCGTCCTACGTCCCGACGCTGAACAACTTCGCCGAAGCCTGGGCTTCGGCCGATTTCCCGCGCTACGGCCTCAACACCGCGATCATCAGCTTCGGCATCCTTGCCGGGCAGATCGTGATGATCACGCTGGCCGGCTACGCCTTCGCCAGGCTGGAGTTCCCCGGCCGGACGCTCTGCTTCTATCTCTTCCTGCTGCAGCTGATGCTGGCACCGGTCGTGCTGCTCGTGCCCAATCTGGCGACGATCGCGAAGCTCGGCCTCTATGACAGTCTGCTCGGCGTGATGGCGCCCTATTTCGCCTCCGCCTTCGGCACCTTCCTGATGCGCCAGGCCTTCAGGGCGATCCCGCGCGAGCTCGAGGACGCGGCGCTGATCGACGGCGCCAGCGTCTGCCAGCGCATCGGCTTCATCTATTTGCCGCTGGCGAAGCCTTCGCTGATCGCCTTCGCAATCGTCTCCGTCACCAGCCATTGGAACGAGTTCCTCTGGCCTCTGATGGTGATCAACTCGCCGGATCTGCGCCCGCTCACTCTCGGCCTCGCCTCGTTCACCCGCGGCGCCGAGGGCGCGCAGGCCTGGGGCGTCATCGCCGCCGGCACCCTGATGGTCAGTGCGCCGCTGCTGATCGCGTTTGCGCTGTTCCAGCGGGCTTTCGTCAATTCCTTCGTTTCCTCCGGCATCAAATGA
- a CDS encoding phosphodiesterase → MLIAHITDLHIRPLGKPAYRVSETNALTERALDVIAGLRPRPDALVITGDLTDCGLAEEYELLASLLTRIEVPVLLLPGNHDRRETLTAGLQLGPHAVLDDGFIQFSADIGDIRLIGLDTLLPGQSAGALCDKRLAFLENALAGANGKPVVIFMHHPPFDCGIVHMDRIRLLDGADGFREIIIRHQNIERIVCGHHHRPITTRFAGTIAQIAPSVTHQVTLDLAPEGPATFHMEPPAYYLHSYRPGTGLVSHMAYVERYPGPYPFVLNADYPGAHD, encoded by the coding sequence ATGCTGATCGCCCATATCACCGACCTGCACATCCGCCCGCTCGGCAAGCCGGCCTATCGCGTCTCCGAGACCAACGCCCTGACCGAGCGCGCGCTCGACGTCATTGCCGGCCTGCGTCCGCGTCCGGATGCGCTGGTGATTACCGGTGATCTCACCGATTGCGGGCTCGCCGAGGAATATGAGCTGCTGGCGAGCCTGCTCACGCGCATCGAGGTGCCGGTGCTGCTGCTCCCCGGCAATCACGATCGTCGCGAAACCCTGACGGCCGGCCTCCAGCTCGGGCCGCATGCGGTTCTCGACGACGGCTTCATCCAGTTCAGCGCCGATATCGGCGACATCAGGCTGATCGGCCTCGACACCTTGCTGCCGGGCCAGAGCGCCGGCGCGCTCTGCGACAAGCGCCTCGCCTTCCTGGAGAACGCGCTCGCCGGCGCGAACGGCAAGCCGGTCGTCATCTTCATGCACCATCCGCCCTTCGATTGCGGCATCGTCCACATGGACCGCATCCGCCTGCTCGACGGCGCCGATGGCTTCCGCGAGATCATTATCCGGCATCAGAACATCGAACGCATCGTCTGCGGCCATCATCACCGGCCGATCACGACGCGCTTCGCCGGCACGATCGCGCAGATCGCACCGAGCGTCACGCATCAGGTCACGCTCGACCTCGCGCCCGAGGGCCCAGCGACCTTCCACATGGAGCCGCCGGCCTATTACCTGCACAGCTATCGGCCAGGTACCGGGCTCGTCAGCCACATGGCCTATGTCGAGCGCTATCCGGGCCCCTACCCCTTCGTGCTCAACGCCGACTATCCCGGTGCGCACGACTGA
- a CDS encoding DMT family transporter: MPAFFLRGRMTAVPDLRKGPPRSSATVGLSSRFAETLPDTLTRVPLPVDPAPAEPPQRPAPRRDNSLRGIGLMLIGSVFLSAADVASKYLTATTPALQVVWLRYAAFALIMLAVAAPGGFAQLKPKRMGMQILRGVAVTVSSILFVSSLKYLPIADATATSFVSPLFVTALSIPILGERIGWRRWTATAVGLIGVLIVVRPGGSDFQLASILPVLSAVTWAFALIVTRMMSASENPVTTLAWSAVVGCLVLSALQPLTWQPLTTEALLVGLFIGVFSTVGHWFVIQAFRHADASLLAPFSYVQLLWASAFGFILFSVLPDAFTWFGSAIIIASGLYTAHRERIRARMVTGR, from the coding sequence ATGCCCGCCTTTTTCTTGCGCGGACGCATGACGGCCGTACCGGATTTGCGCAAGGGTCCGCCGCGATCATCGGCTACGGTCGGCCTTTCATCGAGATTTGCCGAAACCTTGCCCGACACCTTGACGAGAGTGCCTCTGCCGGTCGATCCAGCCCCGGCCGAGCCGCCGCAGCGCCCCGCGCCGCGGCGCGACAACAGCCTGCGCGGCATCGGTCTGATGCTGATCGGCAGCGTCTTCCTGTCCGCTGCCGACGTCGCCTCGAAATACCTCACGGCAACGACCCCTGCACTCCAGGTCGTCTGGCTGCGCTATGCTGCCTTCGCGCTGATCATGCTGGCGGTGGCCGCCCCTGGCGGCTTCGCGCAGTTGAAGCCAAAGCGCATGGGCATGCAGATCCTGCGCGGCGTCGCTGTCACGGTTTCCTCGATCCTGTTCGTCTCGTCACTGAAATACCTGCCGATCGCCGATGCGACCGCGACGAGCTTCGTCTCGCCGCTCTTCGTCACCGCGCTGTCGATCCCGATCCTCGGCGAGAGGATCGGCTGGCGGCGCTGGACTGCGACAGCCGTCGGCCTGATCGGCGTACTGATCGTCGTCCGCCCGGGCGGCAGCGACTTCCAGCTCGCCTCGATCCTTCCCGTCCTTTCGGCGGTGACCTGGGCCTTTGCCCTGATCGTCACCCGGATGATGAGCGCGAGCGAGAACCCGGTCACCACCCTCGCTTGGTCGGCCGTTGTCGGCTGCCTTGTGCTGTCGGCGCTGCAGCCGCTGACCTGGCAGCCCCTGACGACCGAAGCGCTGCTGGTCGGCCTGTTCATCGGCGTATTCTCGACCGTCGGGCACTGGTTCGTGATCCAGGCCTTCAGGCACGCCGACGCCTCGCTGCTGGCGCCATTCTCCTATGTGCAGTTGCTCTGGGCCTCGGCCTTCGGTTTCATTCTGTTTTCCGTGTTGCCCGACGCCTTCACCTGGTTCGGCTCGGCGATCATCATCGCGTCCGGGCTTTACACCGCCCATCGTGAGCGCATCCGGGCGCGCATGGTCACGGGACGATAG